The Croceicoccus marinus genome contains a region encoding:
- a CDS encoding LysR family transcriptional regulator yields the protein MDVKQLRYFCAVFERKNLSHAAQQCFVAQSAISHHLANLESELKVKLFDRQPRGMDPTPEGARLYEHARSILRSIESASEDVQQLSSEITGSLRLGLPYTIVDAIAVDLFLRIRDAMPKADVMLQEAFSNQLFDQLVGGNLDLVFVYNAAQDERVQLSMVHYEPLCCVGHPSLVGPDPVPISMAEATSLPQMVLQRGDAARSVSNQLRMQQAMNASKMFECNSVIGVHKAIQAGLAVVICPYITVRNLANEGRVVARPIVDPAPIRRLDCARLSNRTATKLSATVSAIVTELIGKETKSGRWPIVSDPG from the coding sequence ATGGACGTCAAGCAGCTTCGCTATTTCTGCGCTGTGTTCGAGCGCAAGAACCTGAGCCATGCGGCGCAGCAATGCTTCGTGGCGCAATCCGCGATCAGCCACCATCTAGCCAACCTGGAGTCCGAACTGAAGGTCAAACTGTTCGATCGTCAGCCGCGCGGCATGGATCCCACGCCGGAAGGAGCCAGGCTGTACGAACACGCACGCAGCATCCTGCGAAGCATCGAATCGGCCAGCGAGGACGTGCAGCAACTGTCCTCCGAGATCACCGGCTCGCTCCGTCTCGGCCTGCCCTACACCATCGTCGACGCGATCGCGGTCGATCTGTTCCTGCGGATCCGGGACGCGATGCCAAAAGCGGACGTGATGTTGCAAGAGGCTTTCTCGAACCAGTTGTTTGACCAGCTCGTCGGCGGCAATCTCGACCTCGTTTTCGTGTACAATGCGGCGCAGGATGAGCGCGTCCAACTGTCGATGGTCCACTACGAGCCGCTGTGCTGCGTCGGTCATCCCAGTCTCGTCGGGCCCGATCCCGTCCCGATCTCGATGGCCGAAGCGACGAGTCTGCCGCAAATGGTGCTGCAACGTGGCGATGCCGCGCGCTCCGTCTCTAACCAGTTGCGGATGCAGCAGGCGATGAACGCCAGCAAGATGTTCGAATGCAACTCGGTGATCGGGGTCCACAAGGCGATCCAGGCGGGGCTTGCGGTGGTGATCTGCCCTTACATCACCGTGCGCAACCTGGCTAACGAAGGCCGCGTCGTGGCGCGTCCCATCGTCGATCCAGCCCCGATCCGCCGGCTGGATTGTGCCCGGCTCAGCAACCGTACTGCCACCAAACTGTCCGCCACCGTCAGCGCTATCGTAACCGAACTGATCGGCAAGGAGACGAAGAGCGGCCGTTGGCCGATCGTCTCGGATCCGGGGTGA
- a CDS encoding MFS transporter, producing the protein MREGIDDGERIQRPTRFRWMVLGLIFLLYSIAAADRANIGIVLPSLSEEFGLSKTQAGALASLFFIAYAAGQVPAGFLIKRMGVRKVLPISLILTSVFTACHAFANSVFALKSLRVLLGFSEAPIAAASVTSVNNWFPKKEKGTAAGIFFASTKAGPAIVPFIGGIIIAVSSWHWVFLAFAIPGILLPFIWLALVPDRPGDSRHVNAAEAELIESDDASLRENGGSTRPARSFPVLDKLIRAREFKARTASKEVFRTWSIWGASLGYFLFVGIMNVILAWLPTYLAEERGLSIVSTGLLASMPFVGAVIGNVAGGLISDRVFDGRRKPVMMFSCLMTTVVMIWLMEAPENPVALALVLSVTGFLIAIGFSQYAIYTAGLTSKAMFPIATGILNTLGQLGGAALPFVAGMILDASTWTTLFALMASLGVAAFVILATITEPLRA; encoded by the coding sequence ATGCGCGAAGGCATTGATGATGGCGAGCGGATCCAGCGTCCGACGCGCTTTCGCTGGATGGTGCTGGGCCTGATCTTTCTGCTCTACTCGATCGCGGCCGCCGACAGGGCCAACATCGGAATCGTGCTGCCATCGCTCAGCGAGGAATTCGGTCTTTCGAAAACGCAGGCGGGCGCGCTGGCCAGCCTGTTCTTCATCGCATATGCCGCCGGACAAGTGCCTGCAGGATTCCTGATCAAACGCATGGGCGTGCGCAAGGTGCTGCCGATTTCCCTTATCCTGACGTCTGTGTTCACCGCGTGTCACGCGTTCGCAAACTCGGTGTTTGCGCTGAAATCGCTTCGGGTGCTGCTCGGCTTCTCCGAGGCTCCGATCGCGGCGGCATCGGTCACGTCAGTCAACAACTGGTTCCCGAAGAAGGAAAAAGGCACTGCGGCAGGCATATTCTTTGCCTCCACGAAGGCCGGGCCTGCGATTGTGCCCTTCATCGGCGGGATCATCATTGCCGTATCCAGCTGGCACTGGGTTTTTCTGGCGTTCGCCATTCCGGGTATCCTGCTGCCGTTCATCTGGTTGGCGCTGGTGCCCGACCGGCCGGGAGACAGCCGCCATGTGAACGCTGCGGAAGCCGAACTGATCGAATCCGACGATGCTTCATTGCGCGAAAACGGCGGCAGCACTCGCCCCGCGCGATCGTTCCCGGTTCTCGACAAGCTTATCCGCGCCCGCGAGTTCAAGGCAAGGACCGCCTCGAAAGAGGTTTTCAGGACCTGGAGCATCTGGGGCGCATCGTTGGGATACTTTCTGTTCGTGGGGATCATGAACGTGATCCTCGCCTGGTTGCCGACCTACCTCGCCGAGGAACGCGGTCTTTCGATTGTCAGTACCGGTCTTCTGGCTTCAATGCCTTTTGTCGGCGCGGTTATCGGGAATGTGGCCGGGGGCCTGATTTCGGACCGGGTTTTTGACGGCAGGAGAAAGCCCGTGATGATGTTCAGTTGCCTGATGACGACTGTCGTCATGATCTGGCTGATGGAAGCTCCCGAAAACCCTGTCGCCCTGGCGCTGGTCCTGTCGGTCACAGGTTTTCTCATTGCGATCGGATTTTCACAATATGCGATCTATACTGCGGGGCTGACCAGCAAGGCGATGTTCCCTATCGCGACTGGTATCCTGAACACGCTGGGCCAGCTTGGCGGCGCGGCGTTGCCTTTCGTCGCCGGAATGATCCTCGACGCTTCGACCTGGACGACCCTGTTCGCCCTGATGGCTTCGCTAGGTGTTGCCGCGTTCGTGATCCTGGCAACCATTACCGAACCGTTGAGGGCATAG